A window from Drosophila subobscura isolate 14011-0131.10 chromosome O, UCBerk_Dsub_1.0, whole genome shotgun sequence encodes these proteins:
- the LOC117898516 gene encoding serine/threonine-protein phosphatase 2A regulatory subunit B'' subunit alpha produces the protein MQASSTTTTTTTKTKKLSSSTGASTGGSNMISSVAVTSATKTTTTTRKPAGASPKSPKASTMGSSVTAASSASDSQAEIAELSKKINEHADALYHTWKSHGRHPVDLLEIYKNAAASGDFAEVAGATTADAEGLKKMVTSFVNMDKEQRGKTAKKSDGPTTNGKVKKSTTESAAFGGASTFEQALQSPKKVAAVSKPLPDVNLNYDINVHLDMNNLSQEQTQHLLKISEIIQQQKDATAANSVKKRQTGSSGKVANSVKVTAAAASEPQSPAKKQNKAKSGSAVTATATATAVGIDVIDAPQQAHRVAEAVSDKSAETTVVATNRKSSKTKENSAEGKQQPATKEKPTAATATRKSTRGSIATDNSHSSSNIVANASSVATSAPEAAAAAATEMDATSVSTAMPTLNKVKPTSGARAVLTNGQDPTKNKNAGLLTRGSVAERVLMFEKCPDVRHAFLNIKRPQADVAPKSLLKVKLHATPPPPPQETNLLQKEIRSTKSVYIPRFYFPHGKPQPNIAMERVVRGILSGFDSFPNNQVTKDDLPRILKLCGMPYYWRMPVMVFCQTSNSGLVERQRFVEFWKQMNIYCHEAASRFVYILSRGQRFRSYIVPEDLVPMVQDVVDTHPGLAFLKEATEFHSRYVHTVIARIFYSVNRSWSGRITIAELKRSDLLEMISLLEEEEDINQIMAFFSYEHFYVIYCKFWELDKDHDLLINQEDLAKHSDHALSSRIVERIFSGCVTRTDSKKAPEDEAKMSYTDFVWFILSEEDKRTPTAIEYWFRCMDIDGDGALSMYELEYFYEEQQQRMEGIGIECLPFEDCLCQMLDMIKPANRDCITLGDLKRCKMTHVFFDTFFNLEKYLDHEQRDPFASQRDEYTSDWDRFAAQEYELLISEEND, from the exons atgcaggCCTCGagcaccaccacaacaacaaccacaaaaacgaaaaagctgagcagcagcacgggcGCAAGTACGGGTGGCAGCAACATGATCAGCTCGGTGGCGGTGACGAGTGCCACAAAGACGACAACCACCACCCGGAAGCCGGCTGGAGCCAGCCCCAAGTCGCCAAAGGCATCCACAATGGGATCATCAGTGACTGCCGCATCCAGTGCAAGCGATTCCCAGGCAGAGATCGCGGAGCTTTCAAAGAAAATCAACGAGCATGCGGATGCCTTATACCACACGTGGAAGAGTCACGGGAGGCACCCGGTGGACCTCCTTGAGATCTACAAAAATGCGGCCGCATCCGGGGATTTTGCAGAGGTAGCAGGAGCAACCACAGCGGACGCGGAGGGACTCAAAAAAATGGTCACCAGCTTTGTAAACATGGACAAGGAGCAACGGGGAAAGACTGCAAAGAAATCCGACGGACCCACCACAAATGGCAAGGTAAAGAAGTCAACGACCGAATCCGCTGCTTTCGGAGGCGCTTCCACCTTCGAGCAGGCCCTGCAATCGCCCAAGAAAGTGGCTGCCGTCAGCAAACCTCTGCCGGATGTGAATCTCAATTATGACATCAATGTCCATTTGGATATGAATAATCTGTCGCAGGAGCAGACGCAGCATCTCCTGAAGATCAGTGAAATaatccagcagcagaaggacgCGACGGCAGCGAATTCTGTGAAGAAGCGGCAGACTGGCAGCAGCGGGAAAGTTGCCAACTCTGTAAAGgtaacagcggcagcagcctcagAGCCACAATCCCCCGccaaaaagcagaacaaagccAAGAGCGGGAGTGCCgtaacagcaacggcaacggcaacagcagttGGCATCGATGTTATAGATGCCCCACAACAGGCTCAtagagtggcagaggcagtgagTGATAAGAGCGCCGAGACGACGGTGGTGGCCACAAATCGGAAGTcaagcaaaaccaaagagaACAGTGCCGaagggaagcagcagccggcaaccaaagaaaaacccaCAGCAGCTACTGCCACACGCAAATCCACAAGAGGCAGCATAGCCACTGATAACAGCCACAGTTCAAGCAACATTGTGGCTAACGCATCTTCTGTGGCAACATCCGcaccagaggcagcagcagcagcagcaacagagatgGATGCAACATCCGTCAGTACAGCGATGCCAACGTTGAATAAAGTGAAACCCACTAGCGGGGCACGGGCAGTCCTAACCAATGGCCAGGATCCGACAAAGAATAAAAATG CGGGTCTCCTCACACGCGGATCGGTGGCGGAGCGTGTTCTGATGTTCGAAAAGTGTCCGGACGTGAGGCATGCATTCCTCAACATCAAGCGCCCCCAGGCCGACGTTGCGCCCAAGAGTCTACTCAAG GTCAAGCTGCATGccacaccgccgccaccgccacaggaGACAAATTTgctgcaaaaggaaatacGCTCAACCAAGAGTGTTTATATACCAAG attttacTTTCCACATGGCAAACCACAGCCAAATATTGCCATGGAGCGTGTGGTCCGAGGCATACTCTCCGGCTTCGATAGCTTTCCCAACAATCAGGTGACCAAAGACGATCTGCCAAGGATCCTGAAGCTGTGCGGCATGCCCTACTACTGGCGCATGCCCGTAATGGTCTTTTGCCAGACATCGAATTCGGGTCTTGTCGAGCGTCAGAGATTTGTGGAGTTCTGGAAACA AATGAATATCTATTGCCATGAGGCTGCGTCTCGTTTCGTGTACATCTTGTCGCGTGGCCAGCGATTTCGCTCTTACATTGTGCCAGAGGATTTGGTGCCGATGGTGCAGGATGTGGTCGACACACATCCCGGTTTGGCCTTCCTCAAGGAGGCCACCGAGTTTCATTCCAGATACGTGCACACGGTCATCGCGCGCATTTTCTATTCGGTGAATCGCAGTTGGAGCGGCAGGATCACAATTGCAGAACTCAAGAGATCTGATCTTTTAGAG ATGATTAGTCTTctagaggaggaggaggacatcAATCAGATTATGGCCTTCTTTAGCTATGAGCACTTTTATGTGATCTACTGCAAGTTCTGGGAACTGGACAAGGATCACGATCTGCTCATCAATCAAGAGGATCTGGCCAAGCACAGCGATCATGCGTTGTCCTCGCGGATTGTGGAGCGCATCTTCTCCGGCTGTGTTACGCGCACGGACAGCAAAAAGGCACCCGAGGACGAGGCCAAAATGTCCTACACAGACTTTGTTTGGTTCATACTCTCTGAGGAGGACAAACGCACACCGACAGCCATTGAGTATTGGTTCCGCTGCATGGACATCGATGGCGATGGAGCATTATCCATGTACGAGCTCGAGTATTTCTAcgaagagcaacagcagcgcatgGAGGGCATTGGCATCGAGTGTCTGCCATTTGAGGATTGTCTGTGTCAG ATGCTAGATATGATTAAGCCTGCGAATCGGGACTGCATTACGTTGGGCGATCTGAAACGCTGCAAAATGACGCACGTCTTTTTCGATACCTTCTTCAATCTGGAGAAGTATTTGGATCATGAACAAAGAGATCCATTTGCCTCGCAGCGTGATGAATAT ACCTCCGATTGGGATCGATTTGCGGCACAGGAATACGAACTTCTCATATCCGAGGAGAACGATTAA
- the LOC117898523 gene encoding opsin Rh1 — translation MDSFAAVATQLGPHFAALSNGSVVDKVTPDMAHLISPYWNQFPAMDPIWAKILTAYMIIIGMISWCGNGVVIYIFATTKSLRTPANLLVINLAISDFGIMITNTPMMGINLYFETWVLGPMMCDIYAGLGSAFGCSSIWSMCMISLDRYQVIVKGMAGRPMTIPLALGKIAYIWFMSSIWCLAPVFGWSRYVPEGNLTSCGIDYLERDWNPRSYLIFYSIFVYYIPLFLICYSYWFIIAAVSAHEKAMREQAKKMNVKSLRSSEDADKSAEGKLAKVALVTISLWFMAWTPYLVINCMGLFKFEGLTPLNTIWGACFAKSAACYNPIVYGISHPKYRLALKEKCPCCVFGKVDDGKSSDAQSQATASEAESKA, via the exons atggaTAG CTTTGCAGCAGTAGCCACACAACTGGGGCCGCATTTTGCAGCCCTCTCCAATGGATCGGTGGTGGATAAGGTCACACCCGATATGGCGCATCTCATCAGCCCGTACTGGAACCAGTTCCCCGCCATGGACCCCATCTGGGCAAAGATCCTCACGGCCTACATGATCATAATTGGAATGATTTCCTGGTGCGGAAATGGCGTGGTGATCTACATCTTTGCCACCACAAAATCACTGCGCACTCCTGCAAACCTCCTGGTCATCAATTTGGCCATCTCCGACTTTGGCATCATGATTACCAACACCCCGATGATGGGCATCAATTTGTACTTTGAGACCTGGGTCCTCGGGCCCATGATGTGCGACATTTATGCGGGCCTGGGCTCCGCCTTTGGCTGCAGCTCCATTTGGTCCATGTGCATGATCTCCCTGGATCGTTATCAAGTCATTGTCAAGGGCATGGCCGGTCGGCCGATGACCATTCCACTGGCATTGGGCAAGATTGCCTACATCTGGTTCATGTCGAGCATTTGGTGCCTGGCCCCCGTCTTCGGCTGGAGCAG GTATGTGCCGGAGGGTAATTTGACATCGTGCGGCATTGACTACTTGGAGCGCGACTGGAATCCACGCTCATACCTGATCTTCTACTCGATCTTCGTCTACTATATCCCGCTCTTCCTTATCTGCTATTCCTATTGGTTCATCATTGCT GCCGTTTCCGCTCACGAGAAGGCCATGCGGGAGCAGGCCAAGAAAATGAATGTCAAGTCGCTGCGTTCCTCCGAGGATGCCGACAAGAGCGCCGAGGGCAAGCTGGCCAAAGTGGCTCTGGTCACCATTTCGCTGTGGTTCATGGCGTGGACTCCTTACCTAGTCATCAACTGCATGGGACTGTTCAAATTTGAGGGTCTCACTCCACTAAACACCATCTGGGGTGCCTGCTTTGCCAAGTCGGCGGCCTGCTACAATCCCATTGTCTATGGCATTAG CCATCCCAAGTATCGCTTGGCTTTGAAGGAAAAGTGCCCTTGCTGTGTCTTCGGCAAGGTCGACGATGGCAAATCGAGCGATGCCCAATCGCAGGCCACCGCCAGCGAAGCTGAATCCAAGGCataa
- the LOC117898524 gene encoding surfeit locus protein 6 homolog has product MRPTTEILQEMREKYFPESVKPSSTSKKKETLLTEYTEYRDRLLDLLTTAGVPYSKEEDDDTYEDYLLSDTEEEPKKKSKKQKANGERGADEDLEERLASMKNKLRQKKGPTTERQQKRREAKKMKRSKGVQKLMLSSAKNLKNENVKQKKLTNGAIKHEEENGDSKALIKAVKQQPVYNQEGKIVYSKVDFAATPGGKQKKSHQNPKEILKKLKDTKKQINELKEQGETEKAAEMQTDIAWKKAFDKVAGKKVKDDPKLLLKSIKKRKVEKKKAKTKWSERKQKVDYDKEKRQKKRQDNLEKRSKDKKKTKLKKASKKGRIIPGY; this is encoded by the exons aTGCGGCCCACCACGGAAATATTACAAGAAATGAGGGAAAAGTATTTCCCAGAGTCCGTCAAGCCAAGTAGTACATcgaaaaagaaggaaacacTGCTGACGGAGTACACAGAGTATCGTGACCGCCTGCTCGATCTGCTGACAACCGCTGGCGTGCCGTACTCCAAGGAGGAAG ACGATGACACCTACGAGGACTACTTGCTGTCGGACACCGAAGAAGAGCCtaagaaaaagagcaaaaaacaaaaagcaaatggtGAACGTGGTGCGGATGAGGATCTGGAGGAGCGACTGGCATCCATGAAGAACAAACTGCGCCAGAAGAAGGGCCCCACCACAGAGCGCCAGCAGAAGCGGCGCGAGGCCAAGAAGATGAAGCGCAGCAAGGGTGTCCAGAAGCTGATGCTCTCCTCGGCCAAGAATCTGAAGAACGAGAACGTCAAGCAGAAAAAGTTGACCAATGGTGCGATAAAGCACGAGGAGGAAAATGGTGATTCCAAGGCACTCATCAAAGCCGTGAAACAGCAACCGGTGTACAATCAAGAGGGCAAAATTGTCTACTCCAAAGTGGACTTTGCCGCCACACCCGGCGGAAAGCAGAAGAAGTCGCATCAAAATCCCAAGGAAATCCTCAAGAAACTGAAGGACACCAAGAAACAGATCAACGAGCTGAAGGAGCAAGGCGAAACGGAGAAGGCGGCAGAGATGCAGACGGATATTGCGTGGAAGAAGGCGTTCGACAAGGTTGCCGGCAAGAAGGTGAAGGATGATCCCAAGCTCCTGCTGAAGTCCATCAAGAAGCGCAAGGTGGAGAAGAAGAAGGCCAAGACAAAGTGGTCGGAGCGCAAGCAGAAGGTGGACTACGACAAGGAGAAGCGACAGAAGAAGCGGCAAGATAATCTGGAGAAGCGCAGCAAGGACAAGAAGAAAACGAAGCTGAAGAAGGCCAGCAAGAAGGGTCGCATCATACCTGGCTACTAA
- the LOC117898521 gene encoding ATP-dependent Clp protease ATP-binding subunit clpX-like, mitochondrial: MSMVRRIILLGPKYSVWAKGGGVPTTQHTAKCVILSRQNAAAAEGGGPGVCGGRRFHLATRQCAANRQIVLEPVMNIPAYIDITNGTTQPPEDTSDSGSGGGSSASSGGTSKIPGAGSSAGGASTTSGGDPPGGGDKFLSCPKCGSACTQVETFVSSTRFVKCAKCNYFFVVLSEVETKQRVKDEPKNQRKPPPPPQKIMEYLDKHVVGQDFAKKVLAVAVYNHYKRIHHNLPQLQQQQGGGHGGQGGSGLDGIPRPDLLHITGIGHTLNSTPGNELPPKPAQMGMGGGMGGGLGSSLGNHSGRGGGDNRAGSDILDNKSTDVKLEKSNIIMLGPTGSGKTLIAQTIARCLDVPFAICDCTTLTQAGYVGEDIESVISKLLQDANYNVDRAQTGIVFLDEVDKIGAVPGIHQLRDVGGEGVQQGMLKMLEGTVVNVPERNSPRKLRGETVQVDTTNILFVASGAYTGLDRLIGRRLNEKYLGFGMPSSSSGSGNRRAVQSVAAPMDNDQEERDKCLTKVQARDLVEFGMIPEFVGRFPVIVPFHSLNVSMLVRILTEPRNALVPQYKALLGLDEVDLTFDEDAVESIAKLAMERHTGARGLRSIMEQLLLDPMFIVPGSDIRGVHITGEYVRGQSTPVYSRDTDATANSSSGAGSSSDSENTNDNDKNFEDSEKSFVNDTLAGTS, encoded by the exons ATGAGCATGGTGCGGCGGATAATCTTGTTGGGCCCTAAATACAGCGTCTGGGCAAAGG GTGGCGGAGTTCCtaccacacagcacacagccaaATGTGTGATACTGAGCCGgcagaatgcagcagcagcagaaggtggaGGACCAGGAGTGTGTGGCGGGAGACGCTTCCACTTGGCCACACGCCAATGCGCTGCCAACAGGCAGATTGTACTGGAGCCCGTCATGAATATACCCGCGTACATTGACATCACCAATGGAACGACGCAGCCGCCAGAGGATACAAGCGACAGCGggagtggcggcggcagcagcgccagcagtgGCGGCACCTCAAAGATCCCTGGAGCTGGCTCGAGTGCTGGTGGCGCGAGCACAACGAGCGGTGGGGATCCGCCCGGCGGTGGCGACAAGTTTCTCTCGTGCCCGAAGTGCGGCAGTGCCTGCACGCAGGTGGAGACGTTCGTCAGCTCGACGCGATTCGTCAAGTGCGCCAAGTGCAACTACTTCTTTGTGGTGCTCTCCGAAGTGGAGACCAAGCAGCGGGTCAAGGACGAGCCGAAGAACCAGCGCaagccgcctccgccgcccCAGAAGATCATGGAGTACCTCGACAAGCATGTGGTGGGCCAGGACTTTGCCAAGAAAGTGCTCGCCGTGGCGGTCTACAATCACTACAAGCGCATCCACCACAAtctgccacagctgcagcagcagcagggcggcgGCCATGGCGGACAGGGAGGCAGCGGGCTGGACGGCATTCCGCGTCCCGATCTCCTGCACATCACAGGCATTGGTCACACCCTGAACAGCACGCCGGGCAACGAGCTGCCCCCCAAACCCGCACAGATGGGCATGGGCGGAGGCATGGGTGGTGGTCTGGGCAGCAGCCTGGGCAATCATTCGGgacgcggcggcggcgacaaTCGCGCCGGCTCCGATATACTGGACAACAAGTCCACCGACGTGAAGCTGGAGAAGAGCAACATCATCATGCTGGGTCCCACGGGATCGGGCAAGACGCTGATTGCCCAAACGATTGCCCGCTGCCTGGACGTTCCCTTCGCCATCTGCGACTGCACGACCCTCACCCAAGCGGGTTACGTCGGCGAGGACATTGAGAGCGTCATctccaagctgctgcaggatgCCAACTACAATGTGGATCGTGCCCAGACAGGCATTGTGTTCCTCGACGAAGTGGACAAGATTGGCGCCGTCCCTGGCATCCATCAGCTGCGCGACGTTGGCGGCGAAGGTGTCCAGCAGGGCATGCTCAAGATGCTCGAGGGCACGGTCGTCAATGTGCCTGAGCGAAACTCCCCGCGAAAGCTGCGCGGCGAAACGGTGCAGGTGGACACCACGAATATCCTCTTTGTGGCCTCGGGCGCCTACACAGGATTGGATCGGCTCATTGGCAGACGCCTCAACGAGAAG TATTTGGGCTTTGGCATGCCTTCTTCGTCCAGCGGCTCTGGCAACCGTCGGGCCGTGCAATCGGTGGCCGCACCCATGGACAATGATCAGGAGGAGCGTGACAAATGCCTCACCAAAGTGCAGGCCCGTGATCTCGTTGAATTTGGCATGATTCCC GAATTCGTTGGACGCTTTCCGGTTATTGTGCCCTTCCACAGTTTGAATGTCAGCATGTTGGTGCGCATTCTCACCGAGCCAAGGAATGCCCTGGTGCCTCAATACAAGGCGCTGCTGGGTCTGGATGAGGTCGATCTAACATTTGACGAGGATGCAGTGGAATCAATAGCCAAGCTGGCAATGGAAAGGCATACAGGTGCCAGAGGATTGCGCTCCATAATG gaACAACTCTTGCTGGATCCCATGTTCATAGTGCCAGGCTCTGATATTCGTGGCGTGCACATCACCGGCGAATATGTGAGAGGACAGAGCACACCCGTCTACAGTCGCGACACGGATGCGACggcgaacagcagcagtggtgcTGGGTCCTCTTCGGACTCCGAGAACACCAACGATAATGATAAGAACTTTGAGGATAGTGAAAAA TCGTTTGTGAATGATACATTGGCTGGCACGTCGTAG